A window of Auraticoccus monumenti contains these coding sequences:
- a CDS encoding HelD family protein, protein MPEEEPDTLTTEREHLAGSRAALARMRAHTESLEASGADHVSLQHVRQTLHRRMLSLQDDPSVPLFFGRLDYDTALGAEQDEVLYVGRRHVTGEVGGQPLVIDWRAAMSLPFYRARPGEPMGVRRRRRFGYDSGRMTAYEDESLAGAPGEDGGGSLASDIMEAEIERPRTGPMRDIVATIQPEQDVLVRADLSRSLCIQGAPGTGKTAVGLHRAAFLLYAFRQQLSRSGVLVVGPNDSFLSYIGDVLPALGEIDARQETVQSLVAGATGQQPRGTEPVAVAVLKGDARMAEVLARAVWSQLGTVEGPLVVPRGSRQFRVPAYRALELVAGLRERGVRYEAGRAMLPQRLAHEVLLRMEASGDSPDDRVQSAVARSAPVRACAKALWPAVDAPRLLHRLLTDEAFLAGCADGLLTAAEQQLLRPGRAPRSAGAMRWTAADLVLLDELADRLERTPSLGHVIVDEAQDLSAMQLRAVGRRASTGSVTLLGDLAQATTPWATSSWQDSLRHLGQPGAAVEELLAGFRVPGSVIEYAARLLPTIAPGLRAPHSIRRSRGDLRLVEGGLDAVVAAAAAALEREGTVGLITADASVPRVVAALAAAGVDHGVLGGDTQDALRHRLDVVPASLAKGLEFDHVVLLEPAELVAGEADEVTGLRRLYVCLTRAVTSLVVVHDAPLPAALG, encoded by the coding sequence ATGCCCGAGGAAGAGCCCGACACACTCACCACCGAACGCGAGCACCTGGCCGGCTCGCGCGCCGCGCTGGCGCGGATGCGCGCCCACACCGAGAGCCTGGAGGCCTCCGGCGCCGACCACGTCTCGTTGCAGCACGTCCGCCAGACCCTGCACCGGCGGATGCTGTCGCTGCAGGACGACCCGTCCGTGCCCCTGTTCTTCGGGCGCCTGGACTACGACACCGCCCTCGGCGCCGAGCAGGACGAGGTCCTCTACGTCGGACGCCGCCACGTCACCGGCGAGGTGGGTGGTCAGCCGCTGGTGATCGACTGGCGGGCCGCGATGTCGCTGCCCTTCTACCGGGCCCGTCCGGGTGAGCCGATGGGCGTCCGGCGACGTCGTCGCTTCGGCTACGACTCCGGGCGGATGACCGCCTACGAGGACGAGTCGCTCGCGGGCGCTCCGGGCGAGGACGGGGGTGGCTCGCTGGCCTCCGACATCATGGAGGCCGAGATCGAGCGGCCGCGGACGGGGCCGATGCGCGACATCGTCGCCACCATCCAGCCCGAGCAGGACGTCCTGGTCCGCGCCGACCTGAGCCGCTCGCTCTGCATCCAGGGCGCCCCCGGGACCGGCAAGACCGCGGTCGGTCTGCACCGGGCCGCGTTCCTGCTCTACGCCTTCCGCCAGCAGCTCAGCCGGTCCGGGGTGCTGGTGGTCGGGCCCAACGACTCCTTCCTCTCCTACATCGGCGACGTGCTGCCGGCGCTGGGCGAGATCGACGCCCGGCAGGAGACGGTGCAGTCGCTGGTGGCCGGCGCCACCGGGCAGCAGCCGAGGGGCACCGAGCCGGTGGCCGTGGCGGTGCTCAAGGGCGACGCCCGGATGGCGGAGGTGCTGGCCCGGGCGGTGTGGTCCCAGCTGGGGACGGTCGAGGGTCCGCTGGTGGTGCCCCGCGGCTCGCGCCAGTTCCGCGTCCCGGCCTACCGGGCCCTGGAGCTCGTCGCCGGGCTGCGCGAGCGGGGCGTCCGCTACGAGGCGGGTCGGGCCATGCTGCCGCAGCGGCTGGCCCACGAGGTGCTGCTGCGGATGGAGGCCTCCGGTGACTCCCCCGACGACCGGGTGCAGTCCGCGGTCGCCCGCAGCGCCCCGGTCAGGGCCTGCGCCAAGGCGCTGTGGCCGGCGGTGGACGCGCCCCGGCTGCTGCACCGCCTGCTCACCGACGAGGCGTTCCTGGCCGGCTGCGCCGACGGGCTGCTCACCGCCGCCGAGCAGCAGCTGCTCCGGCCGGGGAGGGCACCGCGCTCGGCGGGGGCGATGCGCTGGACGGCAGCGGACCTGGTGCTGCTGGACGAGCTCGCGGACCGGCTGGAGCGGACGCCGAGCCTGGGCCACGTGATCGTCGACGAGGCCCAGGACCTCTCGGCGATGCAGCTGAGGGCCGTCGGGCGCCGGGCCAGCACCGGCTCGGTCACCCTGCTCGGCGACCTGGCCCAGGCCACCACCCCGTGGGCGACGAGCTCCTGGCAGGACTCGCTGCGCCACCTGGGCCAGCCCGGGGCGGCGGTGGAGGAGCTCCTCGCCGGGTTCCGCGTCCCCGGGTCGGTGATCGAGTACGCCGCCCGGCTGCTGCCCACCATCGCCCCCGGTCTGCGGGCCCCGCACTCCATCCGCCGCAGCCGTGGTGACCTCCGGCTGGTGGAGGGCGGGCTGGACGCGGTGGTGGCGGCCGCGGCCGCGGCGCTGGAGCGGGAGGGCACCGTGGGTCTGATCACCGCCGACGCCTCGGTGCCGCGGGTGGTCGCGGCCCTGGCGGCGGCCGGGGTGGACCACGGCGTGCTGGGCGGCGACACCCAGGACGCCCTGCGGCACCGTCTGGACGTGGTCCCGGCCAGCCTGGCCAAGGGCCTGGAGTTCGACCACGTGGTGCTGCTGGAGCCGGCCGAGCTGGTGGCCGGGGAGGCCGACGAGGTGACCGGGCTGCGCCGGCTCTACGTCTGCCTGACCCGGGCGGTGACCTCGCTGGTGGTGGTCCACGACGCCCCGCTACCCGCGGCGCTGGGCTGA